The following proteins are encoded in a genomic region of Dialister hominis:
- a CDS encoding IS3 family transposase, with product MYSHEERLKAVKLHVDSGMGLKGIMRTLGYPHDIKVLRQWCREFKFSREIHEVDGFDDGYSLKQKTLAVKYFVNCGDLRRTIREIGYPSSTQRLKIWVEKYNLNENDHWQADQNPVKWGQDRQTGSSPLIQENPFEEIEIASNAIYKDLGFLEELFQRRLATMSKKDSEVTIESLKEEMQVLLRNMENLRKENKALLKANQSLGEKTKSLDEKCQTLAKEYKELGEQTLIKRIEYEALEIAAETIKKEEGISLKTLTNREKAIVIDALLSRSKYPLKKLLTVLNMAKASYFYQKSAMKAGDKYAEIRETIKDKFKKNRSVYGYRRIWLALRKDGKILSEKLVRRFMKEDHLVPYRKKAKKYSSYKGEISPAPNLVNRNFHADELGKLLLTDITEFHISAGKVYLSAITDVFDGKIVAWTIGTSPNAKLVNTMLVKAREALGDDKHPIVHSDRGIHYQWPGWIALMKKFGWTRSMSKKGCSPDNAACEGVFGRVKNEMFYNRSWIGVSIKEFIAYLDDYLHWYNEDRIKITLGGMSPVEYRESLGIM from the coding sequence ATGTATTCGCATGAAGAGCGCTTAAAGGCAGTCAAACTGCACGTCGATTCGGGCATGGGGCTCAAAGGCATTATGAGAACGCTCGGCTATCCTCACGACATAAAAGTGTTGCGTCAATGGTGCCGGGAATTCAAGTTCTCCAGAGAGATTCACGAAGTAGACGGATTTGATGACGGATATTCTCTCAAACAAAAAACATTAGCCGTCAAATACTTCGTAAATTGCGGCGATCTGCGGCGCACCATCAGGGAAATAGGCTATCCCAGCAGCACGCAGAGATTGAAAATATGGGTTGAGAAATACAACCTTAACGAAAACGATCATTGGCAAGCTGACCAGAACCCTGTAAAATGGGGGCAAGATCGACAGACGGGAAGCAGTCCACTGATTCAGGAGAATCCATTCGAAGAAATTGAGATAGCCTCTAACGCTATCTACAAGGACTTAGGCTTCCTCGAGGAATTGTTCCAAAGGAGGCTGGCAACAATGTCTAAAAAGGACTCGGAAGTAACGATTGAATCTTTAAAAGAAGAAATGCAAGTACTGCTTAGAAATATGGAAAACCTCCGCAAAGAGAATAAAGCATTGCTGAAAGCCAATCAGTCACTGGGAGAGAAGACGAAGTCTCTTGATGAAAAGTGCCAGACACTTGCGAAAGAGTATAAGGAGCTTGGCGAGCAGACTCTTATTAAACGGATCGAGTACGAAGCCCTCGAGATAGCTGCAGAAACAATAAAAAAAGAAGAGGGCATCAGTCTAAAAACACTGACCAATCGGGAAAAAGCCATCGTGATTGATGCCCTTCTGAGCCGCAGCAAGTATCCCCTGAAGAAACTGCTGACGGTGCTAAATATGGCTAAAGCCTCATATTTCTACCAGAAATCCGCTATGAAGGCGGGAGATAAATATGCGGAAATACGCGAAACCATCAAAGACAAATTTAAGAAGAACCGGTCGGTTTATGGTTACCGGAGAATCTGGTTAGCGCTCAGAAAAGATGGGAAAATTCTTTCTGAGAAGCTCGTCCGCCGCTTTATGAAAGAGGATCATCTGGTTCCATACCGCAAAAAAGCTAAAAAGTATAGCTCCTACAAAGGAGAAATTTCACCTGCCCCTAATCTCGTTAACAGGAATTTTCATGCCGACGAATTAGGAAAGCTGCTTCTCACAGATATTACGGAATTCCACATATCTGCAGGGAAAGTATACCTGTCAGCTATAACTGACGTCTTTGACGGCAAGATTGTCGCATGGACGATCGGCACGTCGCCGAATGCCAAACTGGTCAATACCATGCTGGTAAAAGCGAGAGAGGCCCTGGGCGATGACAAGCATCCTATCGTTCATTCAGACCGCGGTATACATTACCAATGGCCTGGATGGATCGCCTTGATGAAGAAATTCGGCTGGACAAGATCCATGTCGAAAAAAGGGTGCTCGCCGGATAATGCTGCTTGTGAAGGTGTCTTTGGAAGAGTAAAAAACGAAATGTTCTATAATAGAAGCTGGATAGGTGTATCCATTAAAGAATTCATAGCTTACCTAGACGATTATCTTCATTGGTATAATGAAGACCGAATTAAAATTACCTTGGGCGGCATGAGTCCAGTAGAATACAGAGAAAGCTTAGGGATAATGTAA
- a CDS encoding histidine phosphatase family protein, producing the protein MVRIILIRHGETTWNTEGRYQGQEDTPLSEKGIRQGMACAEGLKDIHIDRAISSPLSRSYETCRMAAEKHGLVVEKDERLTEISHGLWEGIHADEIEARYPESFYLWHTHPEKVQMPEGECLEDVRKRVRAAFDEYAEKYDGETVLVAAHDAVNKVIICDLFGMGIGRFWQIKQDNACINVLEYDKGIWRLVTMNSTPHLGYLISGMEQKGL; encoded by the coding sequence ATGGTACGAATTATTCTGATCCGCCACGGGGAAACCACATGGAATACGGAAGGCCGCTATCAGGGCCAGGAAGATACCCCGCTTTCCGAAAAAGGCATCCGTCAGGGCATGGCTTGCGCAGAAGGACTGAAGGACATCCACATCGACCGTGCTATTTCCAGTCCCCTCTCCCGTTCCTATGAAACATGCCGGATGGCGGCTGAGAAGCATGGCCTTGTCGTAGAAAAGGACGAAAGGCTGACAGAAATCAGTCACGGTCTTTGGGAAGGCATCCATGCCGATGAGATCGAAGCCAGGTATCCGGAATCCTTCTATCTCTGGCATACCCATCCGGAAAAAGTACAGATGCCGGAAGGCGAATGCCTGGAAGATGTCAGGAAACGTGTCCGCGCTGCTTTTGACGAATATGCAGAAAAGTATGACGGGGAAACCGTCCTCGTCGCAGCGCACGATGCAGTAAATAAGGTCATCATCTGCGACCTCTTCGGCATGGGCATCGGCCGCTTCTGGCAGATCAAGCAGGACAATGCCTGCATCAACGTCCTCGAATATGACAAGGGCATCTGGAGGCTTGTCACGATGAATTCCACACCGCACCTGGGCTACCTCATCAGCGGAATGGAGCAAAAAGGATTATAA
- a CDS encoding LysR family transcriptional regulator has protein sequence MNNTDWKILIYLREERSINKVAKRLFMTQPSLTYRLSQMEKEIGCPLFIRTNKGVHFTDAGNRLFSFAEKELQQYQDMKNYVTHEPNSISGVLRIGASQSFAQSHMPAILKGFVDEYSDIEISLTTDTSDRLVKLVKKEDIHLAIVRGNQEWPDSDILLEDAPLYLISAKEIDYNTLPGQPSIRYRSDPSLDELRTRWWRHNFSDSPHFMLTVSDCLTCVEIVNQGLGHSLIPADLLPKCAPSVNREMIYDRQKKPILRPSHLIYKEPMLQSTPVRIFVDYIRKYFGV, from the coding sequence ATGAATAACACGGATTGGAAAATCCTCATCTATTTGCGCGAAGAGCGGAGTATCAATAAGGTAGCAAAGCGGCTGTTCATGACACAGCCTTCTTTGACGTACAGGCTGAGCCAGATGGAAAAGGAAATAGGATGTCCACTTTTCATCCGTACCAATAAAGGTGTGCATTTCACAGATGCGGGCAACAGGCTCTTCTCCTTCGCGGAAAAAGAGCTGCAGCAGTATCAGGATATGAAGAACTATGTCACGCATGAACCGAATTCCATTTCCGGCGTTCTCCGCATTGGCGCGAGCCAGTCTTTTGCGCAGTCCCATATGCCGGCTATCCTGAAGGGATTTGTAGACGAATACAGTGATATTGAAATTTCCCTGACGACGGATACGAGCGACCGCCTGGTCAAGCTGGTGAAGAAGGAAGACATCCATCTTGCCATCGTAAGAGGCAATCAGGAATGGCCGGATTCCGACATCCTGCTTGAAGATGCGCCTCTCTACCTGATTTCTGCCAAGGAAATCGATTACAATACACTTCCGGGACAGCCATCCATCCGTTACAGGAGTGATCCGTCCCTTGATGAACTCCGTACCCGCTGGTGGAGACATAACTTCTCCGATTCCCCGCATTTCATGCTGACAGTGTCTGACTGCCTGACCTGCGTGGAAATCGTCAACCAGGGTCTTGGTCATTCCTTGATTCCGGCCGATCTTCTTCCGAAATGCGCTCCGAGTGTCAATCGTGAGATGATTTACGACAGACAGAAGAAACCGATCTTAAGACCGAGTCACCTCATCTACAAAGAACCGATGCTTCAGTCGACGCCTGTCAGGATTTTCGTCGACTACATCCGCAAGTACTTCGGTGTGTAA